Below is a genomic region from Neurospora crassa OR74A linkage group VII, whole genome shotgun sequence.
GGTAATTACGGGCGCACAAGTATAAATAGCTTCGTtgttaatagaattaattgaTTTTGACTATCTACCAGGCTCGCCAGCGACTCGACAGCTAGCCAGATGATGGGGGTGCAAAGAGGGTCTGGCGTTTGGCGGTGGATACGAGGGTCTGGCGTTTGGCGGTGGGAACGTGACGCCCCCAAGACAGCGAGCATCCAACCTTCAGCCTCGACACCAAACTACGTACCTACATCCACTGCCTCGTTTCCCATGACAAGCCATAACTATCAACAAAATCCCGTCGACAAGCCATAAACCATCGCCGGTCTATTTAGTACCACAACAATATCCACTCGGAATCAGAATACACATACGCGACGCATTTACCCAACCATCACATCCACTTGCCGCCCGCGATAGCTTCAACAACCACCTAGAAGCTAAAACAACAAACGAACCTCGACGTGCGGCAACCCCAGattatcaccaccacaacaccacaaccagACACCACAACCGCCCAACATGGCAGAACGACAACTCACCCAAATCCTCACCCAACTCCAgacctccgcctcctccctctcctacACCGActcctccgccctcctctccaaaGCCAAGCTCTTGCTCCTCCAACTCAACGCGCTGACCCCGACCGCGCCCGGCTCCGCTTCCaacccctccctcttctctctcgCCCGCCAAGTCTACGAGCAAGGTGCCCTGGCCTCGATCCGCGCCAAGAACCCCGACGCCTTTTTGCGCTACGTCAGCCAGCTCCAAGGGTTCTACGAGCTCGAGAGTACTGTCGGTACCGGTGCCGCTGGTGGCAGGATTGCCGGTGCGGACGCAAacagggaggagaagaacaaggtcACGGGCTTGtatctgctgctgctgttgacgCAGGGACAGTATGCCGAGTTCCATAGCGAGCTGGAGGCGCTGAGCACGAGGCTGGGTGGCGCGACGCGCGAGCTGGAGGCGGATAGATATCTCGGGTATCCCATCAAGCTGGAGAGGTGGCTGATGGAGGGGAGCTATGATCGTGTGTGGAAGGCAATGAAGAAGGGCGAGGTTCCTTGTGAGGAGTATGGAGTTTTTTCCGAGGTTCGTGGGTTTTCTTTTATTGCGTCTTGCTTTCTCTACCTTTTCCCCCTAGGTCCTTCTCTCTCGCTCTCCCCCAAGCAACGATATCACGATTAACTATCTGTACCACATCAATCACTAACCACCGCATCTTACTGTCAACAGATCCTCACTTTCCAAATCCGCTCCGAaatcgcctcctcctccgagcGCGCCTACCCCTCGCttcccatctcctccaccaagtcgctcctcttcctcgagtCCGAGGGCGAAGTGGTCGAGTTCGCCCGCTCCCGCGGCTGGGTACTCAAGGACGGCCACATCTACTTCCCGTCTGCTGAGCCGACGACGGAGGAGGCCGGTGCCGAGCAGGAGAAGCCCTTCAGCCGGTTGATCATTGAGAATACGCTGGGCTATGCTAGGGAGTTGGAGACGATCGTCTAAACAGTAGAAAAACAACAAAGTGGCTGGCCGGTGTGGtatgggttgggttgggttggtttATGCAAGCGTTCTTAAACGATGGTCCTTAGAGATCTAGCTACATAGGCAGAACAGAGGCCACGTACAGATACACTACTTAACATTGTGTTCCATGTGTCGCCTATATGTATACAAAAACATGATACATAATATTACGGCTTGCGTCTGGCATGGTATTATCTAACTGACAATTCATGCGACCACGACTTTCTGTTCGGATTATAGCACACGAACTTACTTGGTAGCAGGCAGTAATTGTTATGCAACAGGCGCGTCCAAAATGGTTTtgtctttccttttctcttctcccctGTTCTTCCTGCAGAAGAAAGCAAGAAACGCGATCATTATACCTACTTTGACTGTACTTTAACTACTACTTTACTTGTCATCAAAACCCCCATCATCGTGTAGCGCCAACCGCATACAAACCCACCCCTTTTAAGCAAACAGCTTCAGGCCACTACCGTGCTTTCCGACCTCGCAAACCTCGCAGACTGTGCACACCGTGCCCTTGTACTTGGTGTGGTACTTGGCTCCGTCAAATGCGCACTCCTCGTAAGGGGTACCGCTGTAGATGGGCGTGAAGCTGGCAGCGCAGATCTCAAACTCGGCAAACTGATCGAACTCGATCTCCACGGCGTCATGGGGGTTGCGCTCGCATTGCGCCTTGGTTCTCTTGGCCTGTTATTTTCAAATATGTCAGTGTCTCTACCAAAGGAGCAAAAGGATAAGGTTATGTAGGTTATCACTTACACTCTCGGTGATCTTGGTGGCTCCTCCGTTGGCCAATATCCTGTTAGCGAAGCTAAGGGCAGAGCTGTAGTTCTTGCTCCGCACAGCCAGGTTCATTGCGTTAAGCAAGGCAAGCTGGCGATGGGGAACCTCGATCTTGGGAATGGTGAAGTAGGCCGACAGTTCCAAGCTCCGCTTCTGGAGCGAGGGATCGCTGTTGACCTGGTCCGGAGAACCGAGTTGCCTGCGGGCCAGCTCAATGGACATGGCAACCGAGTACTCGCAGGCTGAAGCGAtgagcttcttggcctcAGCCACCTCCCCATCACTGCCTACAGCGTTGACAAGGACGGAGTGCAGAATGCCCTTAAAGATCTTGACACCATCCTCGAGCTTGTTCGCCCTCATCGCGTCATAACCGCGCTGCAGGTCATTAGAAGCAAGGTACTCGAGGTCCCTGGGGATGATAGGGAGAACCTTCCTGGGATCCGTCTCCTCGGGATTCCTGCGGACGTAGTTGACGAGAGGGTCCAGGCTAGCCGCGGCGGGGAGATAAGTCTTGGATGCCTGGTAAACCTCCAAGAAGCGAGGCTTGAGCGGAGCAAAGTTGACAGCGCCAACCTGGCGGTTGAGCAGCTGCATTGCCGACTCAAAGGAACCACCAGCGACGTGATCAACTGCGAGCGGTGAGTTCCGGGACCACAGATCCGCTTCACTGCTTGCAGCACCGCCGGCATCCGCGCTTTCCACGTTGACGAAGCCCTCCTCGACTTCCGGAACAATGTCATCGCCCATGTCCCAGCCCGCagcatcctcgtcctcatcgcctTCAGCAAGAGCACCGGCCTTCTTGGTCGCAGGCTCATCGGCACCGCCCTCTTCAAGACCTAAACCGTTGGGAGCGGCAGAGGGCTGGTCTTCCAGAGACAAGCCCTCAACCTCGCCAAGCAGGGCCTTTTCGAAGAAGGACTGCGAGGCCGCCTTTGTTGGCCAGTTAGCCTTGTATGTGGGAACCACGGGCTTGGGCGGTGTAAGGGGTTCACCCAGGGTGGGCATCGAAAGCTGGTCTTCTGTGAGACCAGTAGCCTCGAGGATTTCCTGGCACTCGTCTTCAAGCCCGTGAGACTTGGCAGTCATGTAGGCCAGGGGGTACAAATCGATTTCCTTGAACATCTGGATTCGGTCCTGGACCTCTCCCAGATAAAGGGCGTTCTGGAATCTCGAAGTGAAGTCACCACGGTGCTCAGCAATCTTGGCCATCCTCGAGAGCTTGTCATGATCGCCGGTGGTGAGGTAGAGGAACGAAAGCTTGTCAAAGTGTTTGAGCTTCTGGTAACACATCTCCACGATCTGGTGGTTACCATGGGCGAGGGCCTCCTGGCTAAGTCTCGTCCAGAGCTTGGGCTTGTCTAGTTGCTTGGCCATCTCAACAGCGACCTCGAGATTACCGCACTCAATGGCAAGCTCGAACCTGGTAGTAGGATCCTGGACGAACTGGAGCGCAATCTCAGGGTAGCCCTTCTTCTGAAGGTAAGCAATGATTGACTGGCCAACCAAGCTCGAGTTCTGGATGATGTGTAGCATTTCCTCGTAGTTACGCTTGACAAGCGCAAGCTTGAAGCGGTACTCGGTGGGGTCAATCTGCAAAATCTTGGGCTTCGCAGCACGATCAAGGCAGTACACGTTTCTACCCTTGACACGGGTGAGGTAAACAGTCTGGTCGAGGGTGCAAACGATGCCGTTATCGCCATTAAGAAGCGTGTACTTGACGTGGTTGAGAGTCGAGTAGAGCAGAACACCGGCGTCATCCCACGCAGCACTCTTGAGACGGATAGTCTCATGTAGAGTGCTAACCTGCTCCAGGGTCTTGGTCACAATTGTCACATTGTGCTTGCTGAGCAGAGCGGCGTAAAGACCATCGTTAGACCAGACAACGTATTTGACGCCAGTTACAGCCAGCTCGGCAGTGCTCTTTCTCTGCTGGATATCGTAGAGGTGAACAGCGGTCGGAGTAATGATGAGGAGGTTGCCGGTGCCGCCGAAGTAGATGTCGGTAGTGCCAACAGGGGGCTTGAACGATCtcgtggtgttgttggtcaAGTCCTTGATATCGACGGTCTGGGTGGCAGTGTTAAGAACAGCGAAACGGTTGCGAGCCACAAAGACAGCGGAGTTGCCCTGGCCCCGCTTGGATTCTGTGGGTTCGATAGCTCCAGAACCATCGCGAGGAAGGGTGATGAGCTCGTACGACCCACCATCCGCCGGGGAAGTGACCAAGATTGACCTCTCCGCGGGGTTGTAGGAGAGCGTCCTTGGGGGCACCCAAGGGCTTCCGAGCTTCTTGAGCGACAAAAGCGTGGGCGATTCGACATTCTTCTGGAAGTCGTACATCTTGACGTGCTTCTCCTTGGTGATGTAGAAGATGTTGTTCTGATAAACGGCGGAAGCGGGCCTCTCGCGCTCGAGCTTGAACACCATAACACCATTGTCGTGACCAGCAGCGAACAAGTTGATTTCCGGATGAGCAGCGATGACCCAGATCCTATCGTTCTCCCGCTTAAAGGTGTTGACTACGGTACGCTTGTTAAGATCCCATACGCGAATCGTCTTGTCCTCGCCGGCCGAAAGGATAAGGTCCTGGTGGGGGTGGAAAAGACAGCCGCTGGCGTTCTGGAAATGGCCGCGGCAGGTATCGACTTCCCACTATGGATGGTTGGTTCAGTCAGCAAGTTGTCATCAGATGCACAAATCCTCACAACACGTACAGCCTTGGTCTCGCTCATGCGCCACAGCTTGATAAGGCGGTCATCACCGGCGGACACGATCAAGGGCATGGTGGGGTGGAAGGCAACCCAGTTCACACCGCGGTCGTGGCCCTCGAGAACGAACTTGACAACGGCGTCGGTATTGCCGAACATGTCGGTCTGGTTGGCATTGGCGCGAGCAACTTGGTCCTCGAAGGACATGGACGTGGGCGCGGAGTGCTTCTTGCGGAGGCCCGAGACTGTGACAAGACAAAATGGTCAGCCATCCATGTATTCCGCAGATATCCATGCCATCTTTCCCAGCTAAGGCACCACGTACTATCCCAAACGCGAACAGTCTGGTCGAGGGAGGCGGAAACGATGAGGTCCTCCTTGGGATGGAACTGGGCGCACATGACGTAGTGGTTGTGGCCCGTCATGGTGCAGAGCAGGGAGCGGTTCTGCCAGTTCCATATCCGAATCGTCTGGTCGTCACTAGCACTGACAATCCAAGGAAGCTcgtggtggaagaagacggTGCGGATGTAGTCCAAGTGGCCGTTGAGTGTAAAGAGGCAGCGCCGAGTCTGGAGAGACCAGACCTTGATCTTGTAGTCGTCACCGCCAGATACGAAGAGGGGCTGTAACGGATGTGTAAGCTAGCTGTCGATAACTCGGGTTCGGCGCATCGAGGGAACAGGGAGCTCACCTGTGTCTTGTGGAAATCAACGCCGCGGACGGGGCCATCGTGCTCTTCGAATCGGTCAATCAGGGTACCCATGCGGTAGTCCCATAGCTGAATGGTGGAGGAGTGGAGGGAGACGAGAATCCATGGTCTGGAGGCAAGGCCATGTTAGTTTCGCGTTTGGTTTTCTTGACAGGCGTAGACATCAAGACCCAGGTCAAGTGACGGGGGAGCTTCTGCTCTTTCGTGGGGACGGAGAGGCTGACCGTTTGGGGTGGAAGGCGATGCCCTTTGCTCGCGACGACTTGGACTCGAACTGCGCACAGGGGTAAGGTAAGATGTTAGACACGCTCGAGCTGGGGAGAAGGCACATGGAGAGTGGACGACAAGCAACGTACTTTGGTGAGCATTCCCGAGGAGGCCTGCATCTTGCCAGTGGCTTTAAGGGGAGCACAGCCTAAGCTCCCGGCATCAACGTGGGAAAGGTGGATTAAGTATTTAAGTGGGAGACGGGGGGAATTAGGACGCGATCAGCCGAGACGCCGTGAAGTCGCAAAATACTATGGGAGATGGGGATTGCCGTTCGGAgggtgggaggaggaggaggggtggtggtggcggcggcggcgtggtGGTTTGGGGAATGAACGGAGCcaaagtggaaaggaagTGTCGAGGTAGACTGAGTGTCGGGTACAAGCTGAGTGCTCAGTGTAGGACCAGTCGTTCGAAACAAGGTCCGCGATGGATGCCAGGCACTCACAATCAACTAACGGAGCTGAGGTGCTGGAGTGGACAGGACGGTCTCGGGCGGCGGCTTCAATTCCACTTGTTAGGATCCATACTACCCTTACCTGTGTGGTAGGGAAGCGTGGCATCTCCATCGCACCGACCTCACCTCCCCATTCAGTGCTGGCGGGCGCTGCAGCTGCCACTCGCACAGCACCTGTCTGTCCACTGCAGTTGGGGCCTTGCAGACACGACTGGCGTGGCCTCAGCGGGCAGCGGCACTCATCGATTCCACCTAGTCGTGCACCGCCACGCCATAAACACACAGAGGATCCGCAATTCAGGGGCTACGGCATGCGTAAGCCTCATTTAAGGGGCCGCAAGTCAAGGGTCGCACCAGCCACAACCTCCCATGTGAGACGGATGAACCCTGGCGGCCACCTGTACACAGCTTCCCTCAGACGCTAGACCGAACTGGGCGAGCTCTGTTGCTTCACTAGTGTACAACTGAACAGCCGGGGCGAGGTGTTCACACGGCAGGAACCTCAGCGCCCACTTGTTTGTGAAGCTATCCCCAATTTCACCACTCCATGTGTATCTGGTGACTTTGCCAGATTACCGAGGTTGTTATTTTGTTTGAACGCTTTTGAGTAAACCGGTGACCTCTTACTTGTCCCGTTTTGTATAGCTCTATttacaacaccaacaccaacaccaccaccaccaccacattcGAGCTGTGCCGTTTCACGTTGGTGACATCCAACGTGGCACCTTTTCTCATCCCACTCATGATTGAGCTTTGAAAACAGGCAGCCATCTCATCGAGCAATCTTCTAACTCCGCATTACCTCCCTGCGTCACCATAAATAAACCTGCTTCCTGGTCCAGACAACCATGATCCGTCTCTCCCAGCTGCCGTGGGGTCTAGCGGCAGCCATTGTCACGGCGACATGGCTTCCCTCGCACCACGTTGCAGCTTCTCCCTCTGTAGACGTCGCACTCAAGGCCGCGTTTCCTTCGCCTCCGTATCTGGTAGAGCTCCTGTAAGTTCCCtggccctcctccttcactcGCACCGGACCATTCTCACATCCGAATCCAGCGAAACCGCGGCTTCCGAAAATGCTACTGCCTACTTCCCACTGCTGGACCGCATTGCCAAGGGAGACTTTGCCCAGGCCAAGTCCGACAAAGAGCTCTATGAAAAGTTCCTCCAGGTTCTTCAAGAAGATGGGCATGTGAATGCTGAGGCGCTGTCGACCTTCAAGCTGGCTCTTTCGTTGCGGTCCGCTGCGCCCCGTGTCGAGGCTCATTATCAGTACTATACCACTGCTGTTGAGCCATATGTAGTGGCCGATGAGGACGGATGTGATCTGTGGTTCCTATTCAACGGGAAGCAATACTGCAAAGCCAGCCTCCAAGCTTCATCGGACCATGTCAACAGCAACTCCCGAGAGCGTACCTTGCCTTTTGACAGACAATTCGGTAGTGGCCATCAGGAAATCGTGCTCTATGCCGACATCACCTCCCCTGCCTTTGGGAAATATCACGAGGCCGCCATGGAACTTGCTCGGAAAGGAGAGGCTTCGTATCGGCTGCGTTACAAGAGAAGCCTTGGACAATCAGATGATGCGCTCGCGGTCAACGGTTATGGCGTTGAGCTTACGCTGAAAAGGACAGACTACATCGTCATTGATGACAGGGATACTGGTGGTGACAAGGCCACCGGAGATGACTCCCAAAAGACCATTAGATCGGATTCCGAGCTTGTCCtggacgaagatgaagaggtcgCAGACATCAAACCCCTTGAAAAGTCCGAGCTTTCGCCCCTTGCTGTCAAGGCGGCATCCTTCGTTATGCAGAACGAATCCCCGTTCGATACCCTGCTTAAACTTACCCAGGACTTCCCCAAGTACTCGACCAAGCTTGGAAAGCACAACGTGTCCAAGGAGTTTTTGGCCGAACATGAGTACAACAGGCAACTGCTGGTGCCACCAGGTGCCAACGTTCTGTGGATGAACGGTGTTCAGATGGTAGACAGACAGGTCCAGCCCTTTGGGCTTGTAGACATGCTTCGCCGGGAACGCAAACTCATTAACGGTGCCCTGGACTTGGGCCTGACTGGCCAGCAAGCCGTTTCCCTTTTGGGTCATGACGAGGTTGCCGCGGCAAAGGCCACCGAGGAAGAGCCTCGTAGGTTCGACTGGCGGGATGAGCCCGAGGGTGGTCAGGTCATTATCTGGCTGAACAACATTGAAAAGGACAAACGGTACGCCGAGTATTCTCCGTCGGTCTGGGCCTTGATTCAGCACTTTGGACAAGGATTGCCTCAAGTTCGCAAGAACCTTTTCAACCTTGTTGTTCCTGTAGACTTCTCCAGGGCCGAGGATGTCACGCTAGTCACCAGACAGCTCCTTGCTTTCATGAAGCGAGGCATTCCTGTCCGGTTTGGCCTTGTCCCCCTAACTCCCACAGGCGAGGCCGTAGAACAGGCAAAGGTCCTGTACCATCTTCTCAACACGTATGGGTTGGCTGCcatgtctacctacctggaAAAGTCTCTTGAAGCCTCCAGCACCGATAAGCCCAACGAGGATATCTTCAGTCTGGCCACCAAGGACCGTGAGATTCGACCAGACCATGAGGCGCTACCTTTCAAGCATATTTCTGCCTCCGAGGAGTTGGAAAAGCAGGTCCACCGCGCGAAGCACTGGTGTGAACGCCTCAGGGCTGATACCGACATTCCTCCTGCCTTCATAAACGGCTTCGCCATCCCACGTGAAGAAGACTGGCTACGGAATATGAACCATAAGCTTATGGTGGACCTCCAGATGTTGCAACAGGCGGTTTATTATAACAAGGTCAATGATCACACCAATGTCCCGGCCTTCTTCCTGGAGAACGCCATTGCCCGGCGCAATACCTTCATATACCCCGAAGATGCCAACGCCGTCAAGGTCCTGAATGTCAACAAGGTGTATAGCGAGCACCAACGTCTGTTCAGCAAAGTGCCTGTGGTTGAAGCGGATGACACTGCCCCCAAGGAAGACTGGGCAGTACTTACAGTTGTTACAGACCTCAATAGCGTTGAGGGCCAGAAACTCCTTTACTTTGCGCTGCGTTTCCGACAGGAACATCAAGGAGTTCGCCTCGATATCGTTCATAACCCCGCTGACCTGGCCAACTCGCCTTCTATCATGAACCAGCGCGTAAAGGCCAAGGAGAGCAGCCTGCTGGAGGTTACCCGCCTTGTTGACCTTGAGACTATCCTCGAGGAGGGTAAGCCTGAGGCGGATCCGGATTTTGATGCCGACCTTGCTAGCTTCCTCTCTGGCTTTAACTTGAAGTCTGGAGACAATATGCTCATCCTCAATGGCCGCATTGTTGGTCCTATTGCGTCGGCAAATGACTTCCTAAAGGAGGATTTTGCTGAGTTCCTCCGAACAGAACGTATGAACCGCATCCTTCCGGTTTACAAGGCAATCGAGGATCTCGGACTGACTGATAAGGTCTCTGGACCCCTGGCTGCTGCCAAGCTGACCTCGGTCACTGCTCTCTCGGGCATTTCAGATACTCCTCAGGGTATCTTTGACTCTGCCCCGCCCATCAGAACAACGGCTTATAACAGATTAAACACCACGTATACCTCCTTCCATGTCGGTAACCCCGAGACCGCCACGATCTTCTTTGTTGCGGTCATCAACCCTGCCAGTGAGATGGGCCAGAAGTGGGCTCCCATCCTCAAGGTCCTTTCCGAACTTGAGGGTGTTCATCTGCAAGTATTTGTCAATCCACAGACTGAACTATCGGAGCTCCCCGTCAAGAGGTTCTACCGTTACGTCCTGGAATCTGCTCCCAGCTTCGATGAAAGCGGCAAGGTAAAAGCCTTGTCGGCGACCTTCAACGGAGTGCCACCAGAGACTCTCCTCGTTGCCGGCATGGATGTCCCGCCTGCTTGGCTCGTCGCCTCCAAAGTCTCCGTCGACGATCTCGACAACCTTCGTCTCAAGGACATCAAAGCCAAGAGAAACACAGAGCACGTAGAAGCCATCTACGAACTGGAAAACATTCTGATCGAGGGTCACTCCCGGGAATTCCCGTCCGGCTCACCTCCGCGCGGCGTGCAGCTCGTCTTAGCAACCGAGAAACACCCCCACTTCGccgacaccatcatcatggccAATCTCGGCTACTTCCAATTCAAG
It encodes:
- a CDS encoding UDP-glucose:glycoprotein glucosyltransferase is translated as MIRLSQLPWGLAAAIVTATWLPSHHVAASPSVDVALKAAFPSPPYLVELLETAASENATAYFPLLDRIAKGDFAQAKSDKELYEKFLQVLQEDGHVNAEALSTFKLALSLRSAAPRVEAHYQYYTTAVEPYVVADEDGCDLWFLFNGKQYCKASLQASSDHVNSNSRERTLPFDRQFGSGHQEIVLYADITSPAFGKYHEAAMELARKGEASYRLRYKRSLGQSDDALAVNGYGVELTLKRTDYIVIDDRDTGGDKATGDDSQKTIRSDSELVLDEDEEVADIKPLEKSELSPLAVKAASFVMQNESPFDTLLKLTQDFPKYSTKLGKHNVSKEFLAEHEYNRQLLVPPGANVLWMNGVQMVDRQVQPFGLVDMLRRERKLINGALDLGLTGQQAVSLLGHDEVAAAKATEEEPRRFDWRDEPEGGQVIIWLNNIEKDKRYAEYSPSVWALIQHFGQGLPQVRKNLFNLVVPVDFSRAEDVTLVTRQLLAFMKRGIPVRFGLVPLTPTGEAVEQAKVLYHLLNTYGLAAMSTYLEKSLEASSTDKPNEDIFSLATKDREIRPDHEALPFKHISASEELEKQVHRAKHWCERLRADTDIPPAFINGFAIPREEDWLRNMNHKLMVDLQMLQQAVYYNKVNDHTNVPAFFLENAIARRNTFIYPEDANAVKVLNVNKVYSEHQRLFSKVPVVEADDTAPKEDWAVLTVVTDLNSVEGQKLLYFALRFRQEHQGVRLDIVHNPADLANSPSIMNQRVKAKESSLLEVTRLVDLETILEEGKPEADPDFDADLASFLSGFNLKSGDNMLILNGRIVGPIASANDFLKEDFAEFLRTERMNRILPVYKAIEDLGLTDKVSGPLAAAKLTSVTALSGISDTPQGIFDSAPPIRTTAYNRLNTTYTSFHVGNPETATIFFVAVINPASEMGQKWAPILKVLSELEGVHLQVFVNPQTELSELPVKRFYRYVLESAPSFDESGKVKALSATFNGVPPETLLVAGMDVPPAWLVASKVSVDDLDNLRLKDIKAKRNTEHVEAIYELENILIEGHSREFPSGSPPRGVQLVLATEKHPHFADTIIMANLGYFQFKANPGMYSIHLMEGRSSDIFTLDSVGAQGWSPVPGDETTEVALLSFQGATLYPRLTRKPGMEREDVLQDETTPQDESLVSKGLKFAEGLFGSKKPTEKSVSETEHAEINIFSVASGHLYERMLSIMILSVMEHTDHSVKFWFIEQFLSPSFKSFLPHLAAEYGFKYEMVAYKWPHWLRHQSEKQREIWGYKILFLDVLFPLSLDKVIFVDADQVVRTDMYDLVSLDLEGAPYGFTPMCDSRTEMEGFRFWKTGYWANYLRGQPYHISALYVVDLRRFRELAAGDRLRQQYHTLSADPNSLANLDQDLPNHMQFQIPIKSLPQEWLWCETWCSDETLTKARTIDLCNNPMTKEPKLERARRQVPEWTVYDEEVAALAKRVREQEEKKAGEVLEGKKVEEQVIVEEKHEEKEHVIDEL
- a CDS encoding coatomer alpha subunit: MQASSGMLTKFESKSSRAKGIAFHPKRPWILVSLHSSTIQLWDYRMGTLIDRFEEHDGPVRGVDFHKTQPLFVSGGDDYKIKVWSLQTRRCLFTLNGHLDYIRTVFFHHELPWIVSASDDQTIRIWNWQNRSLLCTMTGHNHYVMCAQFHPKEDLIVSASLDQTVRVWDISGLRKKHSAPTSMSFEDQVARANANQTDMFGNTDAVVKFVLEGHDRGVNWVAFHPTMPLIVSAGDDRLIKLWRMSETKAWEVDTCRGHFQNASGCLFHPHQDLILSAGEDKTIRVWDLNKRTVVNTFKRENDRIWVIAAHPEINLFAAGHDNGVMVFKLERERPASAVYQNNIFYITKEKHVKMYDFQKNVESPTLLSLKKLGSPWVPPRTLSYNPAERSILVTSPADGGSYELITLPRDGSGAIEPTESKRGQGNSAVFVARNRFAVLNTATQTVDIKDLTNNTTRSFKPPVGTTDIYFGGTGNLLIITPTAVHLYDIQQRKSTAELAVTGVKYVVWSNDGLYAALLSKHNVTIVTKTLEQVSTLHETIRLKSAAWDDAGVLLYSTLNHVKYTLLNGDNGIVCTLDQTVYLTRVKGRNVYCLDRAAKPKILQIDPTEYRFKLALVKRNYEEMLHIIQNSSLVGQSIIAYLQKKGYPEIALQFVQDPTTRFELAIECGNLEVAVEMAKQLDKPKLWTRLSQEALAHGNHQIVEMCYQKLKHFDKLSFLYLTTGDHDKLSRMAKIAEHRGDFTSRFQNALYLGEVQDRIQMFKEIDLYPLAYMTAKSHGLEDECQEILEATGLTEDQLSMPTLGEPLTPPKPVVPTYKANWPTKAASQSFFEKALLGEVEGLSLEDQPSAAPNGLGLEEGGADEPATKKAGALAEGDEDEDAAGWDMGDDIVPEVEEGFVNVESADAGGAASSEADLWSRNSPLAVDHVAGGSFESAMQLLNRQVGAVNFAPLKPRFLEVYQASKTYLPAAASLDPLVNYVRRNPEETDPRKVLPIIPRDLEYLASNDLQRGYDAMRANKLEDGVKIFKGILHSVLVNAVGSDGEVAEAKKLIASACEYSVAMSIELARRQLGSPDQVNSDPSLQKRSLELSAYFTIPKIEVPHRQLALLNAMNLAVRSKNYSSALSFANRILANGGATKITESAKRTKAQCERNPHDAVEIEFDQFAEFEICAASFTPIYSGTPYEECAFDGAKYHTKYKGTVCTVCEVCEVGKHGSGLKLFA
- the rpn-12 gene encoding 26S proteasome non-ATPase regulatory subunit 8 gives rise to the protein MAERQLTQILTQLQTSASSLSYTDSSALLSKAKLLLLQLNALTPTAPGSASNPSLFSLARQVYEQGALASIRAKNPDAFLRYVSQLQGFYELESTVGTGAAGGRIAGADANREEKNKVTGLYLLLLLTQGQYAEFHSELEALSTRLGGATRELEADRYLGYPIKLERWLMEGSYDRVWKAMKKGEVPCEEYGVFSEILTFQIRSEIASSSERAYPSLPISSTKSLLFLESEGEVVEFARSRGWVLKDGHIYFPSAEPTTEEAGAEQEKPFSRLIIENTLGYARELETIV